The following proteins are co-located in the Clostridiales bacterium genome:
- the amrA gene encoding AmmeMemoRadiSam system protein A, whose product MGKIVNAYILPHPPVVVQGVGRGRERSAYTTVEAMKRAAREIGKDRPTTIILSTPHAPCFKDYVYVYDQETLSGDFSDFGSPEIELSFKNNTVLAELIAEKASKSSIGAGGLSTILKKQYGISNRLDHGALVPLWFIQKELPDFKLVCISTPFLPFEELYEFGRRIQEAVAESDERVVYIASGDLSHKLNKDAPAGFHPQGKEYDEYLVGKVRSNDYKGLLETEENFLENAGECGTRSVIIMYGALKGMNLTSEVYSYEGPFGVGYLIARVSPSDRIVGDRMPSERGSGGYGNSYVYPGGAKAAELGRNSSDRQSSGRNDPRSRRSLSGRRYTGRGVSGGEISNSRETERQAEEERRPANVQSADPYSELYGGMELKNSDYVKLAREALETYIRDGKKIRVPDWVRSEMKMKRAGAFVSIKKRGALRGCMGTVGPTMVNVAEEIINNAINSGFRDPRFPAVKEEELKELVYSVDVLGAPQKINSLEELDVKRYGVIVTNGFRRGLLLPDLEGVDTPEKQVTIALQKAGIMSSESFDLERFEVIRYL is encoded by the coding sequence ATGGGGAAAATCGTAAATGCTTACATCCTGCCTCATCCCCCGGTAGTCGTGCAGGGGGTCGGACGAGGACGGGAGAGGTCAGCGTATACCACTGTTGAAGCGATGAAAAGAGCGGCGAGGGAAATCGGAAAAGACAGGCCGACCACCATTATTTTATCTACCCCTCACGCCCCTTGCTTTAAGGACTATGTCTATGTATATGATCAGGAGACATTATCAGGAGATTTCTCTGATTTTGGTAGTCCCGAAATCGAGTTGTCATTCAAGAATAACACTGTGCTTGCTGAACTGATTGCTGAAAAGGCATCGAAATCCTCTATTGGTGCGGGAGGACTCAGCACGATTCTGAAAAAGCAGTATGGCATCAGCAACCGTCTGGATCATGGTGCCCTTGTGCCCCTTTGGTTCATCCAGAAGGAATTGCCCGACTTCAAGCTCGTTTGTATTTCAACACCATTTCTCCCGTTTGAGGAGTTATATGAATTTGGGCGCAGAATTCAGGAAGCTGTTGCTGAGTCTGATGAAAGGGTTGTTTATATTGCCAGCGGAGATCTGTCTCACAAGCTGAACAAAGACGCGCCTGCCGGGTTCCATCCTCAGGGAAAAGAATATGATGAATATCTGGTTGGCAAAGTCAGGAGTAACGATTATAAAGGACTTTTGGAAACGGAAGAGAACTTTCTTGAGAATGCGGGAGAATGCGGAACCCGTTCGGTTATCATAATGTATGGGGCGCTGAAGGGAATGAACTTAACGTCGGAAGTCTATTCCTATGAAGGACCTTTTGGTGTAGGGTATCTCATCGCCAGGGTAAGTCCTAGCGACAGAATTGTGGGTGATCGAATGCCGAGCGAAAGGGGATCAGGAGGATACGGAAACTCCTACGTGTATCCCGGTGGTGCAAAAGCTGCAGAATTGGGACGGAATAGCAGCGACAGACAATCGTCAGGGCGAAATGATCCGCGCAGCAGGAGGAGTTTGTCGGGGAGACGTTACACGGGCAGAGGTGTTTCCGGCGGAGAAATCTCCAACAGCCGGGAAACGGAGAGACAGGCAGAGGAGGAAAGACGTCCCGCTAATGTGCAGAGCGCCGACCCGTATTCTGAATTGTACGGGGGAATGGAGTTAAAAAACAGCGATTATGTCAAGCTGGCGAGGGAAGCTTTGGAAACCTATATTCGCGATGGAAAGAAAATTCGCGTGCCTGATTGGGTGCGAAGTGAAATGAAGATGAAGAGAGCAGGAGCCTTTGTTTCCATTAAAAAGCGTGGTGCGCTGAGGGGCTGTATGGGTACTGTTGGGCCAACCATGGTCAATGTAGCGGAAGAAATCATCAACAATGCCATCAACTCCGGATTCAGAGATCCACGTTTTCCCGCGGTGAAGGAAGAGGAACTCAAAGAACTGGTGTATTCCGTTGATGTTCTGGGAGCACCTCAGAAAATAAACAGTCTTGAGGAATTGGATGTGAAACGATATGGTGTGATCGTAACCAATGGATTTCGAAGGGGACTTCTTCTCCCGGATTTGGAGGGAGTCGATACGCCTGAGAAGCAGGTTACCATTGCACTTCAGAAGGCCGGAATCATGAGTTCTGAGAGCTTTGATCTGGAACGCTTTGAAGTGATCCGTTATCT
- the cobT gene encoding nicotinate-nucleotide--dimethylbenzimidazole phosphoribosyltransferase — protein sequence MSEKELFELISTIKDLDRGVMEEARKREDSLAKPPGSLGKLEDIAVQFAGISGKIHNLADKSCIVIMCSDNGVVEEGVSSAPQFVTLAQTINFTRRLTGVGTLAKYFDSDLLVVDLGVNADLPKELLTDQPLEEALRVTDKIVDRKIRKSTSNLAKEPAMTRDEAITAISIGIEMAGEIKKAGYTIYGIGEMGIGNTTTSSAILSALTGLTAAETVGKGGGITDESFARKKEIIDEVIERYHFCGQENLDVIDVIAKVGGFDLAAMTGAFLGAAIYRLPVVIDGFISIVAALAAAKLAPLSKEFMIASHVSKEQGYGCALKALELLPMLNLDLRLGEGSGCPLAFQIVRGACAVMNHMATFAEAEINDDYLEEIRKLDF from the coding sequence ATGAGCGAAAAGGAATTGTTTGAATTAATCAGTACCATAAAGGATCTGGATCGTGGAGTCATGGAGGAAGCACGAAAACGAGAGGACAGTCTTGCAAAGCCGCCGGGAAGTCTGGGAAAGCTGGAGGATATTGCCGTTCAGTTTGCGGGGATCAGCGGAAAGATACATAATTTAGCGGATAAATCCTGCATTGTCATCATGTGTTCGGATAACGGCGTTGTTGAGGAGGGGGTATCTTCCGCACCGCAGTTTGTAACACTAGCCCAGACCATCAACTTTACCAGAAGACTGACCGGGGTGGGAACCTTGGCAAAGTATTTTGACAGCGATTTGCTTGTGGTGGATCTGGGGGTTAATGCAGATCTGCCAAAAGAGCTTTTGACCGATCAACCGCTGGAAGAAGCGCTTCGGGTAACAGATAAAATTGTAGATAGGAAGATTAGAAAGAGCACATCCAACCTTGCTAAGGAGCCTGCTATGACAAGGGATGAGGCCATCACAGCCATTTCCATCGGCATTGAAATGGCGGGTGAGATTAAGAAAGCCGGTTATACTATCTATGGAATCGGAGAAATGGGGATTGGGAATACCACCACGAGCTCAGCGATATTATCTGCACTGACCGGATTAACAGCAGCGGAAACCGTGGGCAAGGGCGGCGGCATTACCGATGAGAGCTTTGCCCGGAAGAAGGAAATTATCGACGAAGTAATCGAGCGGTACCATTTCTGCGGTCAAGAGAATCTAGATGTCATCGACGTCATCGCCAAAGTCGGAGGGTTTGATCTGGCGGCAATGACGGGAGCGTTTCTTGGCGCTGCCATCTATCGGCTGCCGGTGGTCATCGACGGGTTTATCTCCATCGTAGCAGCTCTGGCAGCAGCAAAACTGGCGCCTCTGTCCAAAGAATTTATGATTGCGTCCCACGTTTCCAAAGAACAGGGGTATGGCTGTGCGTTGAAAGCATTAGAGCTTTTACCAATGCTAAACCTTGACCTTCGGCTGGGAGAGGGCAGCGGATGCCCGCTGGCCTTTCAGATCGTACGAGGCGCCTGCGCTGTTATGAATCATATGGCCACCTTTGCAGAAGCGGAAATCAACGATGATTATCTGGAAGAAATCCGAAAACTGGACTTCTGA
- a CDS encoding cobyrinate a,c-diamide synthase has protein sequence MGIEIPRIMIAAAGSGSGKTTVVCGLLQAFLNRGVSLASFKCGPDYIDPMFHTEALGVKSRNLDLFFCHEEMVKYLLCKNAEGADLALMEGVMGYYDGLAGKSTDASSYDLAVKTGTPVTLIVDCKGMSVSIAALIKGFLEFRQNHQIKGVVLNRLAPMLYGDVKEIIEKELGIEVFGYLPVMTDCSLESRHLGLVTAKEIGNLKEILSRLAEQMEQTINLDRILTLAREAPQISWKELPDSRGVSPANWGAYPASRGDILARQSPFAGLEAPSMIEASVRIAVAQDKAFCFYYQDNLELLQELGAEIVPFSPLEDPRLPQGISGLILGGGYPELYLEKLSCNKSMLADIKEAIGNGLPCIAECGGFMYLHEMVKGTDGNSYPLAGVIAGESYPTEKLTRFGYITLTAAEDNLLCIKGRQIRGHEFHYWDSTNTGAGMHAEKPLRKTAWDCVITEGNLWAGYPHIHFYSNPEAAVRFIKASRDTSLKQWDRVLKD, from the coding sequence ATGGGAATTGAAATACCGAGGATTATGATTGCTGCTGCGGGCAGCGGAAGCGGAAAGACCACCGTCGTCTGCGGTCTGCTTCAGGCGTTTTTGAACAGAGGAGTGAGCTTAGCCTCCTTTAAATGCGGTCCCGATTATATCGATCCTATGTTCCATACGGAGGCTCTGGGTGTCAAGTCAAGAAACCTGGACCTCTTTTTTTGCCATGAGGAGATGGTGAAATATCTTCTTTGCAAGAACGCAGAAGGAGCTGACCTTGCATTGATGGAAGGCGTTATGGGATATTACGATGGTCTTGCAGGAAAATCCACCGATGCTAGTTCTTATGATTTGGCCGTAAAAACGGGAACCCCAGTGACTCTAATCGTTGACTGCAAAGGCATGTCGGTTTCCATCGCCGCACTGATCAAAGGATTTTTAGAATTTCGCCAGAACCATCAGATAAAAGGGGTTGTCTTAAACCGTCTGGCTCCCATGCTCTACGGGGACGTAAAGGAAATCATAGAAAAGGAGCTGGGGATAGAAGTTTTTGGCTACCTTCCGGTTATGACGGACTGCAGCCTGGAAAGCAGGCATCTTGGTCTTGTGACCGCAAAGGAGATCGGAAATCTCAAAGAAATTCTCAGCAGACTGGCAGAGCAAATGGAGCAGACCATCAATTTGGATCGGATATTGACATTGGCAAGGGAAGCGCCCCAGATCAGTTGGAAAGAGCTTCCTGACAGCAGGGGAGTGTCACCTGCCAACTGGGGAGCGTATCCTGCCAGCCGAGGAGACATTCTTGCACGGCAATCTCCTTTCGCTGGATTGGAAGCACCTTCTATGATTGAAGCCTCTGTGCGGATTGCGGTTGCACAGGATAAAGCCTTTTGCTTCTATTATCAGGATAATTTGGAGCTGCTGCAGGAGCTGGGTGCTGAAATCGTACCCTTCAGCCCCTTAGAAGATCCACGGTTGCCTCAGGGAATCAGCGGATTAATTTTGGGTGGAGGATATCCTGAGCTGTATCTTGAGAAGCTTTCATGCAACAAATCTATGCTTGCTGATATCAAAGAGGCCATCGGAAATGGTCTGCCCTGCATCGCAGAATGCGGCGGCTTTATGTATCTTCATGAAATGGTAAAAGGCACAGATGGAAACAGCTACCCTCTGGCGGGCGTTATCGCCGGAGAAAGCTATCCCACTGAGAAATTAACTCGCTTCGGTTATATTACACTGACTGCTGCGGAGGATAATCTTCTCTGTATCAAAGGGAGACAGATCAGGGGTCATGAATTCCATTATTGGGACAGCACCAACACAGGAGCGGGAATGCACGCGGAAAAGCCGCTGCGGAAGACCGCCTGGGATTGTGTGATTACGGAAGGGAATCTTTGGGCTGGCTATCCCCATATTCATTTTTATTCAAACCCGGAAGCGGCAGTTCGTTTTATAAAAGCGTCAAGGGACACAAGTCTGAAGCAATGGGATAGAGTGCTAAAGGATTGA
- the cbiE gene encoding precorrin-6y C5,15-methyltransferase (decarboxylating) subunit CbiE, with the protein MKRIYLVGIGMGNIETITDQGRKAVEKSQVLIGAERMIQAFPDYQGEVCYAIAPARILEYLSSHQDWDTAAVIFSGDTGFYSGAKKLNEAIETRKGNCSGSVIADAMIADTESLAEADFWNECRVEFIPGISSLQYFCAKLKLPWEDVKIVSLHGREANLLGAIFNHNKVFFLTGGDYPVRRICEILTDHSLGEVKVSVGERLSYPNEKIERGTARELSAKDFDPLSVMIVENQKLIHRETETHGLSDDLFVRGAVPMTKSEIRSISLSKLELRKTDVIYDIGAGTGSVAVEMALTAREGAVFAVECNEEAIGLIKTNAEQMGAWNLRVIPGMAPEALTSLPPPDRAFIGGSKGNLAAILEVLIQKNPKIRVVINAITLETVSEALNQLSRLGFEGVDIVQIFAAHGKAAGNSHLMMGQNPVFIISGEMRETNLPND; encoded by the coding sequence ATGAAACGAATTTATCTTGTTGGGATTGGAATGGGTAATATTGAGACCATCACAGACCAGGGACGAAAGGCGGTAGAAAAAAGCCAGGTGCTCATCGGTGCAGAACGGATGATTCAGGCGTTTCCCGATTATCAGGGTGAGGTCTGCTATGCCATTGCCCCTGCACGCATTCTGGAGTATCTCTCCTCACATCAGGATTGGGATACCGCCGCAGTGATTTTCTCCGGGGATACGGGATTTTACAGCGGAGCGAAAAAACTCAATGAGGCTATAGAAACGAGGAAGGGCAACTGTTCCGGGTCCGTGATCGCTGACGCCATGATCGCTGACACAGAATCCCTGGCTGAAGCCGACTTTTGGAACGAATGCCGGGTGGAGTTTATCCCGGGCATCAGCTCACTCCAGTATTTCTGTGCAAAGCTGAAACTTCCATGGGAGGATGTGAAGATCGTGAGTCTTCACGGAAGAGAAGCCAATCTTTTAGGAGCGATCTTCAATCACAACAAGGTCTTTTTCCTCACTGGAGGAGATTATCCCGTCAGGAGAATCTGTGAAATTCTTACCGATCATAGTCTGGGAGAGGTAAAGGTTTCTGTGGGTGAGCGTCTGTCCTATCCCAATGAGAAGATTGAACGAGGCACAGCAAGGGAACTCTCCGCGAAGGACTTCGATCCGCTTTCTGTCATGATTGTGGAGAATCAAAAGCTGATTCACAGAGAAACGGAGACCCACGGGCTTTCTGATGATCTCTTTGTCCGGGGAGCAGTTCCTATGACAAAGAGCGAGATTCGCAGCATATCCCTGTCCAAACTTGAGCTGAGAAAAACCGATGTCATTTATGATATCGGAGCAGGTACCGGATCCGTAGCGGTGGAGATGGCTCTGACCGCCAGAGAAGGAGCTGTTTTCGCAGTGGAATGCAACGAAGAAGCAATTGGTCTCATCAAAACCAACGCAGAGCAAATGGGTGCATGGAACCTGAGGGTCATTCCTGGAATGGCACCGGAGGCACTTACGAGCCTTCCGCCGCCGGACCGTGCGTTTATCGGGGGATCAAAGGGCAACCTCGCTGCGATTCTGGAAGTGCTGATTCAGAAAAATCCAAAGATCCGGGTGGTGATCAATGCAATTACTCTTGAAACGGTCAGCGAAGCCCTGAACCAACTTTCCCGTCTGGGATTTGAGGGTGTGGATATCGTACAGATCTTTGCAGCACACGGAAAGGCGGCGGGAAACAGTCATCTGATGATGGGGCAGAACCCGGTTTTTATTATCAGCGGGGAAATGCGCGAGACTAACCTGCCAAACGATTGA
- the hemL gene encoding glutamate-1-semialdehyde-2,1-aminomutase yields MNRSIALFEEAQNYIPGGVNSPARAFKAVSDTPRFIERADGAYIYDVDGCQYIDYIGSWGPMILGNNNPVVLKAVQEAIVKGLSYGAATEAEVTMAKLVCELVPSMEMVRMVNSGTEATMSALRTARGYTGRSKIIKFEGCYHGHCDSLLVKAGSGLMNSGIPDSAGVPEGCAQDTLTATYNDFESVERLFEENKGQIAALILEPIAANMGVVLPDGDFLRKIREICDVNQTVLIADEVITGFRMGIDGAQGLLGIKPDLSTFGKIIGGGMPVGAYGGKREIMEMVAPCGPVYQAGTLSGNPVAMAAGIAQLTELKNHPEIYDHINGLGAMLCDGLKEIISEAKAGCVVNHIGSIGSLFFTGKPVTDYASAKTSDTAAYGNYFKHMLKGGVYLAPAQFEAMFISNAHSEENIKATLELAARFFGV; encoded by the coding sequence ATGAACAGATCAATCGCATTATTTGAGGAAGCACAGAACTATATCCCGGGCGGTGTCAACAGCCCGGCTAGAGCATTTAAAGCGGTCTCGGATACGCCGAGATTCATCGAACGGGCAGATGGTGCCTATATTTATGACGTGGATGGATGCCAATATATCGACTACATCGGCTCCTGGGGTCCAATGATTCTGGGCAATAATAACCCGGTGGTATTAAAGGCAGTTCAGGAAGCCATTGTAAAGGGACTCAGCTACGGTGCGGCAACAGAAGCAGAAGTGACCATGGCAAAGCTGGTGTGTGAACTGGTGCCTTCTATGGAGATGGTAAGGATGGTCAATTCCGGCACAGAGGCCACCATGAGCGCGCTGAGAACAGCCAGAGGTTATACAGGCAGAAGCAAGATCATCAAGTTTGAGGGCTGTTACCACGGCCACTGTGATTCTCTGCTGGTCAAAGCAGGCTCCGGTCTGATGAACAGTGGTATTCCGGACAGCGCAGGCGTTCCCGAGGGATGCGCACAGGACACCCTTACTGCGACTTATAACGATTTTGAAAGCGTGGAACGCCTTTTTGAAGAAAATAAAGGTCAGATTGCAGCGTTAATTCTGGAACCAATCGCAGCCAATATGGGAGTCGTTCTTCCTGACGGTGACTTTCTAAGGAAGATTCGGGAGATCTGTGATGTGAATCAGACAGTACTGATTGCCGATGAAGTGATCACAGGATTCCGTATGGGTATCGACGGGGCTCAGGGCCTCCTTGGCATCAAGCCCGATTTGTCCACCTTCGGAAAGATCATCGGCGGCGGTATGCCGGTAGGGGCGTACGGCGGTAAACGTGAGATCATGGAAATGGTTGCTCCCTGCGGTCCTGTCTATCAGGCGGGTACCTTGAGCGGAAATCCTGTTGCCATGGCAGCGGGGATCGCACAGCTTACCGAACTAAAAAATCATCCTGAAATATATGACCATATCAATGGCTTGGGGGCAATGCTCTGTGACGGTCTGAAAGAAATCATCTCAGAGGCAAAGGCAGGCTGTGTGGTAAATCACATTGGTTCCATCGGGTCTCTATTCTTTACCGGAAAGCCCGTAACGGATTATGCCAGCGCAAAGACCTCGGATACCGCTGCTTATGGGAATTATTTCAAGCATATGCTGAAGGGCGGCGTATACCTAGCTCCTGCTCAGTTTGAGGCAATGTTTATTTCTAATGCACATTCTGAAGAGAATATCAAGGCAACGCTGGAGCTTGCGGCACGGTTCTTCGGCGTCTAA
- the hemB gene encoding porphobilinogen synthase — protein sequence MDTGMRPRRLRMDGRTRELVRETRIGKSSLIYPIFVEEGKGIVTEISAMPGQKRYSPDTLAYGLEEAAKAGITSILLFGIPQHKDECGSQAYDENGIVQQALRAAKKDFPELYYVGDVCMCEYTSHGHCGIIKGDSVDNDKTLPLLAKTALSQVMAGADMVAPSDMMDGRVRAIRQELDAAGYEDIPIMSYAAKYASAFYGPFREAAGSDGFKGNRKTYQMDFHNRKEAMKEVYLDLDEGADIIMVKPALSYLDIIREVSDRIAVPTAAYSVSGEYSMIKAAAHAGMVDEDAIVAETAVSIYRAGADILITYFAKEIARMIGEGRIG from the coding sequence ATGGATACAGGAATGAGACCAAGAAGACTTAGGATGGACGGAAGGACGCGGGAACTGGTGCGGGAGACCAGAATCGGCAAGTCTTCACTGATTTACCCGATCTTCGTTGAAGAGGGGAAGGGCATTGTGACAGAAATCTCTGCGATGCCGGGACAGAAACGCTACAGCCCGGATACCCTCGCTTACGGACTGGAAGAAGCTGCTAAAGCAGGCATCACCAGCATTCTGCTCTTTGGGATACCGCAGCACAAGGACGAATGCGGCAGTCAGGCCTATGATGAGAATGGTATTGTACAGCAGGCACTGCGGGCCGCAAAGAAGGATTTTCCGGAGCTTTATTATGTCGGAGATGTCTGCATGTGTGAGTATACCTCCCATGGACACTGCGGAATCATCAAGGGTGACAGTGTGGACAATGACAAAACGCTGCCGCTTCTTGCGAAAACGGCTTTGTCTCAGGTTATGGCAGGAGCGGATATGGTGGCTCCTTCCGACATGATGGACGGAAGAGTGCGAGCAATTCGGCAGGAGCTGGATGCAGCCGGATATGAAGACATTCCCATCATGTCTTATGCAGCCAAATATGCGTCGGCCTTTTACGGCCCCTTCCGGGAGGCGGCAGGTTCTGATGGATTCAAAGGAAACAGGAAGACCTATCAGATGGATTTCCACAACAGAAAGGAAGCCATGAAGGAGGTCTATCTTGATTTGGACGAAGGGGCTGATATTATCATGGTGAAGCCAGCGCTGTCCTATCTGGATATTATCCGTGAAGTTTCTGACAGGATTGCCGTACCCACAGCAGCCTACAGCGTCAGCGGTGAATATTCCATGATCAAAGCCGCCGCCCATGCAGGAATGGTGGACGAGGATGCCATTGTAGCGGAGACTGCAGTGAGCATTTACCGCGCCGGAGCGGATATTTTAATTACTTACTTTGCAAAAGAAATCGCAAGGATGATCGGTGAAGGGAGAATCGGATAA
- a CDS encoding cobalt-precorrin 5A hydrolase — MHCSINASPERSGLGHLQTGVVLTLLTPYLSMFWTANKCCWLTVFARYRSFTMNIAIISFTKSGAVICRGLKTGLNELGHSCDGYGKAPFAEEEGLEYFTEKLDQWTKTAFETKDAILFVGACGIAVRSIAPYIRNKAVDPAVIVIDEKGHFAISLLSGHLGGANELTRSIAQVIGAVPVITTATDLNGCFAVDEWAKKNRLKIGSMDLAKDISAALLRGETVGVVSDYPIEGTLPDGLVLLSESLASQGLLDEFRGHDDADSSRLNDTSDPPHSPAKIPRMGFRISLWEREGPFEKTLHLIPAAVTLGIGCRKGVLAETAEEFFYDVCKEHGLSTASIERLCSIDLKKEEHAINQLARRLDVPIEFYPAEELSRVPGEFTASEFVASITGVDNVCERAAVLGGHGELIIRKQSRNGVTIAAAVRKVGYQWIQE, encoded by the coding sequence ATGCATTGCTCTATCAATGCAAGCCCAGAACGTAGTGGACTGGGGCATCTGCAAACAGGAGTGGTTTTGACACTCCTAACGCCTTATCTCTCCATGTTTTGGACGGCAAACAAATGTTGCTGGTTAACGGTGTTTGCCAGATACAGGAGCTTCACTATGAATATCGCAATCATTTCGTTTACAAAATCGGGTGCAGTGATCTGCAGGGGGCTGAAGACCGGGCTGAACGAGCTGGGTCATAGTTGTGATGGCTACGGAAAAGCTCCGTTTGCGGAGGAGGAAGGGCTGGAGTATTTCACTGAAAAGCTGGATCAATGGACAAAAACGGCCTTTGAAACAAAGGATGCCATTCTGTTCGTTGGTGCCTGCGGCATTGCGGTTAGATCTATCGCGCCCTATATCAGAAATAAGGCGGTCGATCCTGCAGTGATTGTCATCGACGAAAAAGGGCATTTTGCCATTTCGTTACTTTCCGGGCATCTTGGAGGAGCCAATGAATTGACTCGCTCCATTGCCCAGGTCATTGGAGCAGTGCCTGTGATTACCACGGCAACGGATTTGAACGGCTGCTTCGCTGTGGATGAATGGGCTAAGAAAAATCGCTTAAAAATTGGAAGCATGGATCTTGCAAAAGACATTTCCGCAGCGTTGCTGAGGGGCGAGACGGTCGGTGTTGTCAGTGATTACCCGATAGAGGGCACTCTGCCAGACGGGCTGGTGCTTCTGTCAGAGTCTTTGGCGTCACAGGGTTTGCTGGATGAATTCAGAGGACATGACGACGCTGATTCATCAAGACTAAATGACACTTCTGATCCCCCCCATTCCCCAGCGAAAATTCCGCGCATGGGGTTTCGAATCTCCCTGTGGGAGCGAGAGGGGCCTTTTGAGAAGACACTTCACTTGATTCCCGCCGCGGTTACTCTTGGGATTGGCTGCAGAAAGGGCGTTTTGGCAGAAACGGCGGAGGAATTTTTTTATGACGTATGCAAAGAGCATGGACTTTCGACAGCTTCAATAGAAAGACTTTGCTCGATTGATCTTAAAAAAGAGGAACATGCAATCAATCAGCTAGCCCGGCGGCTGGATGTTCCAATTGAATTTTATCCTGCGGAAGAGCTTTCCAGGGTACCGGGTGAATTTACGGCTTCTGAGTTCGTCGCAAGCATCACTGGCGTGGATAACGTCTGTGAAAGGGCTGCGGTGCTTGGCGGTCATGGAGAGCTGATCATACGGAAACAATCCAGAAACGGCGTCACAATTGCTGCAGCCGTTAGAAAGGTAGGATATCAATGGATACAGGAATGA
- a CDS encoding precorrin-8X methylmutase, giving the protein MKVKLQNVLPEEIEKRSFEMIGEELGEVELDPMEEPVIKRVIHTTADFEYLSNLKFSGGAVGKGMEALRKGAVIVTDTQMAKAGINKATLESLGGEAFCFMSDADVAETAKAAGTTRATASMDKAAALDRPLILAIGNAPTALVRIYELIREGKLKPELIIGVPVGFVNVVESKELIMELEIPYIVAKGRKGGSNVAAAICNALLYQCKPRT; this is encoded by the coding sequence ATGAAAGTAAAATTACAGAATGTACTGCCCGAAGAAATCGAAAAACGCAGTTTTGAGATGATTGGGGAAGAGCTTGGAGAAGTGGAACTTGACCCCATGGAGGAACCGGTGATTAAGCGGGTGATCCATACCACAGCAGACTTTGAGTATCTGAGCAATTTAAAGTTTTCAGGGGGTGCTGTAGGGAAAGGGATGGAAGCACTGAGAAAAGGAGCTGTCATCGTCACGGATACGCAGATGGCAAAAGCAGGCATCAACAAAGCTACTTTGGAAAGTCTGGGAGGAGAAGCATTCTGCTTCATGTCCGATGCGGATGTTGCAGAAACAGCGAAAGCCGCCGGAACCACCAGAGCGACGGCGAGCATGGACAAGGCAGCAGCCTTGGATCGACCGCTGATCCTGGCAATCGGGAATGCCCCCACTGCACTGGTGCGGATCTACGAATTGATTCGGGAAGGAAAACTAAAGCCGGAGCTGATCATCGGTGTACCGGTCGGCTTTGTCAACGTAGTGGAGTCAAAAGAACTGATCATGGAGCTGGAAATTCCGTATATTGTAGCCAAGGGAAGAAAAGGCGGCAGCAACGTGGCTGCGGCCATCTGCAATGCATTGCTCTATCAATGCAAGCCCAGAACGTAG
- a CDS encoding cob(I)yrinic acid a,c-diamide adenosyltransferase: MDENRGLIHLYYGDGKGKTTAALGLAARAAGSGMRVVILQFLKNQETGELAVLRSIPGIIVLRGKDGAGFSFTMTEEEKIKTREIHDENLALVRELAEKGDCDLLILDEAIGACARNLLDSKQLEHFIRNKPHQMEVVLTGRKPAQWMLDCADYASEIRKIKHPFDKGIPARRGIEK; the protein is encoded by the coding sequence ATGGACGAAAACAGAGGTCTGATCCATCTTTACTACGGAGATGGAAAAGGGAAGACCACAGCGGCGCTGGGTCTGGCCGCAAGGGCAGCCGGATCGGGAATGCGGGTTGTAATCCTGCAGTTTTTAAAGAATCAGGAAACGGGAGAACTGGCGGTATTGCGGAGTATTCCGGGAATCATCGTCCTTCGGGGAAAAGATGGCGCAGGGTTTTCCTTTACAATGACGGAAGAAGAAAAGATCAAAACCAGAGAGATTCATGATGAGAATCTAGCCCTGGTCAGGGAGCTGGCAGAAAAGGGAGACTGCGATCTGCTGATTCTGGATGAAGCAATCGGAGCTTGCGCCAGGAACCTTCTGGATTCTAAACAGCTGGAGCACTTCATCAGGAATAAGCCGCACCAGATGGAAGTGGTTCTCACAGGGAGAAAGCCTGCCCAGTGGATGCTGGACTGCGCAGATTATGCTTCTGAGATCAGGAAGATTAAGCATCCCTTTGATAAGGGAATCCCAGCCCGAAGGGGTATCGAAAAATAA